ACCACATCAAACCCGTTGACACGCGACTTGAGAACCCTAGCTCACTTTCCTCGAAAGTCGTCACCACGCCGTAGATCTACTTCTACCACCGCAGTGACCCAAATCTCTTTCCTTCCTCAAGGAGCCTCCATCAGATCTCGGGAGCTCATCTTGAGAGGAAGCGATTCTCCTCCACACATAGATCCAACGAAccgacaagaaaagaaaaagaaaagaggtaGAGAAACCCTAATAATGCCGCCGCCGCCTTCAGCAAGAGTAGACGACGCGGAAGCTAGAGCCGGCCGTTCCCCTTTGACTGAAAGGAGCCACGCCGGCGACACGAACCGAACGCCCATCGCGAAAAGGATGCGACGCCGGGAGCAAAAGCCGAGCGCCCACCGCAAGGAGGATGCGACGCCGGAACCAAACGGTAAAACAACTTGCAGGGGACTGGATTGTTATCTAAAACCAaggccggaccgacggtggctgaAAAAGCCCACACCGTCGGCCGAATTTAACGGTCGCTGGAGTTGtcgctctttctctctctttctcgctCTTCAAATGtcaattcaaaaattttatagtaaaattataaagtgaaatatttttttagatatagAAGACAGATAAAATATACCTAGATTACAATCATATAGTTCTTCTTTTGTCAACTGGAAGATTTAAATTTAACCAACTTTTAAAGTAAACCATAAAGGGACGAAAtgtcaaaagaaaattaaataagaaaattaaaacgtgggaaactataaaaataaataacaaatttcccaaagaaaaagaataaaagatgACAGTCTTCGAGTGGAGATGGTGACGAAACAGCGTCGAAGTAGCAAATTCGTAAAGCGAAGTTCACAATCTCTGACGTTCAAGTGAAAAAAAGCGCGCTTTCACCAAACTCTCAACTCCTTTCTTAAATAAATGCCACAGACTTCGATCATATGTTCTTAATTCATTCCCCTTCAAAACCAAGTTCTCACCTTTATGTTCTCTTTCTCATTCTGGGTTCAGTGTTGGTGAGGTGTGAGAGTAATCAAGTTCTCACCTTTCGTCTCTTTCTCGTTCTGGGTCCAGGTTTGGTAAGCTGTGAGTGTGAGGGCTTCAAGTTATCACCTTTTTCTCTTTCTCGTTCTGGGTTCAGGGCTGGTGTGGTGTGGTGTGAGGGTTTCAAATTTTCAGTCTTGATACGTCTATTGAGAGATTTCATCACAGATGATGAATCTTGGGTTAGTCGAAATTACTCTGCTTTGCTGTCTCTTTGTCTCTTTCCGTATTGATTCCGTCTCCTCTCTAAACTCGGAAGGTTCGGCTTTGCTTTCGCTTCTCAATCACTTCGACGCGGTACCAATTGAAGTAAACTCGACGTGGAAGAAGAACACATCTGAAACCACTCCGTGTCACTGGTTTGGTGTCACTTGTGATAAACTAAGTAACGTCGAGATTCTTAATCTGAGTACGTCTGGTCTTTCAGGGCAACTAGGTTCTGAAATCGGGGAGCTTAAGAGCTTGTTCACTCTGGATCTGAGTGGCAATAGTTTATCTGGTTCTCTACCTTCCAGTTTAGGTAAGTGTACCTTACTTGACTACTTGGATTTGTCTGATAATAGATTTTCCGGAGAGATTCCAGACAGTTTCGGTAGCATGAAGAACTTGAGGCTTGTGTATCTTACTTCAAACTCTTTCAGTGGTGAGTTGCCTCAATTCTTGTTCCAGCTTCCCTTGTTAGAAGTGCTGAATCTTGAACGCAACAATCTTACCGGTTTGATTCCTGCAAGTGTTGGTGGGTTGAAAGAGCTTGTAGATCTCACCTTATCTCACAATGAGTTGTCTGGTCCCATCCCTGAGTCTATTGGGAACTGCAGTAAGCTGGAATATCTCTACTTGAACAAGAACAAGCTAAATGGTTCTTTACCGGAAAGTCTCAACCTGCTCAAGAATCTAAACGAAGTGTTTGTCAGTAACAACAGCCTTGGAGGCAGGATTCGTTTCGGTTCAAGAAAGTGCAACAAGTTGGTGAAGTTAGACCTCTCCTACAATGATTTTGAAGGTGGTATTCCTCCTGAGATTGGCAATTGCAGTAACCTTGAGGCTTTGCGCATCATCGACTGCAACTTAACTGGTAACGTTCCATCATCCTTGGGTATGTTAAAGAAGGTTACTGAAATAAACCTTGGAGATAATCGTCTCTCTGGGAATATCCCTCACGAGCTTGGGAACTGCAGCAGCTTACATACTTTGAAGCTGAACGGCAACCAGCTCCAAGGAGAGATACCACCTGCATTGGGCAAGCTAAGGAAGCTACAAAGTCTGGAGCTTTTCGAGAACAAGCTGTCTGGTGAGATTCCTATCAGCGTGTGGAAGATTCAGAGTCTGACACAGATGGTCGTTCACAACAACACTCTCACCGGGGAACTACCAGTTGAAATTACTGAGCTGAAGAATCTCAAGAAGCTTTTGATGTTTAACAACAGCTTTTATGGAGGGATACCTATGAGTTTGGGCTTGAATAGAAGCTTAGAGGAGGTGGATCTTATTGATAACAGATTTACAGGGGAGATACCTCCCAATCTCTGCCATGGACAGAAGTTGAAGTTTTTTAACTTGGGTTCTAATCAGCTTCATGGTAGCATACCACCGTCTATTGGTCAGTGTAAGACACTCGAGAGAATCTGGCTTGGAGGAAACAAGCTTTCTGGTGTTCTTCCGGAGTTTCCTGAGACTCACAGTCTTGAGTTTGTGGAAATCAAAGGCAACAACATTGAAGGATCCATCCCTCGCAGCCTGGGAAGCTGTAAAAAGCTCCAGACAGTCGACTTTTCTCAAAACAAACTCACTAGTCTAATACCTCAAGAATTGGGGAATCTGCAAAACCTGGGACGGTTGAATCTTTCACACAACCGCCTGGAAGGTACTCTGCCATCTCAGCTATCAGGCTGTGTGAAAATGCTGGAGTTTGATGTCGGCTCCAACTCACTTAACGGTTCTGTTCCTTCAAGTTTCAGCAGCTGGAGAAGCTTGACTACTTTGGTTCTCAGCGATAATCAGTTCTCAGGAACCATTACACCGTTCTTGGCAGGGCTTGACCGCCTGTTACATCTCCGGGTAGCTCGAAATGCTTTTGGAGGAGGTGAGATTCCTTCCTCTCTTGGCTTATTAAAGCACCTGAACAGCTTAGACCTCAGTGGAAACGGATTCACCGGTGAGATTCCAGCCTTTCTTGGGGGTCTTGTCGATCTCTTACGTCTCAACATATCCAATAATAAGTTGACAGGGAACTTATCTGTTCTTCAAAGTCGTAGTTTCTTTCAGCTTGATGTCTCTAATAATCAGCTCACTGGTCCAATACCGGAAATGCTGATAAATAGTTCATCAGTATTCACCGGAAACCCAAGCCTCTGCATTCAACGTTCTCACTCAGTAAGTGCACTGATCCGTAAAGAGTTTAAAACTTGCAAAGGTCAAGAAGCCAAACTAAGCACCTGGATGATTGCTCTTATAGCAGTTGGTTCCTTTCTATCTGCATTGGCTTTGATCTTTGCtctagtttttattattatctgcTGCAAAAGAGGAGTCAAGACGGAAGACACTCCTGTCCTCGACGAGGAAGAAGGCCTTTCCCTCTTGCTTAACAAAGTTCTCACAGCCACTGAGAATCTAGACGACAAGTACATCATCGGAAGAGGAGCTCATGGAGTTGTTTACAAAGCCTCGTTAGCCCCAGGCGAAGAATACGCCGTGAAGAAACTCATCTTTGCAGAAAGCGTACGTGCAAACCAGAATATGAAGAGGGAGATCGAGACGATCGGGCAAGTCAGGCACAGGAACCTCGTTCGGTTGGAAAGGTTTTGGATCAGAAAAGAAAACGGCCTGATGCTGTACAAGTACATGCCCAATGGAAGCCTACACGACGTTCTGCACAGAGGTAACCAAGGAGAAACGGTTCTTGACTGGTCTACACGGTTCAACATAGCCCTTGGGATCGCACACGGGCTAGAGTATTTACACCATGACTGTCATCCAGCAATCATCCACCGTGACATCAAACCAGAGAACATACTCATGGACTCGGAGATGGAGCCTCACATTGGAGATTTCGGATTGGCTAGGATTCTAGATGACTCGACTATTTCAACAGCAACCATCACAGGCACCACTGGTTACATTGCACCAGGTATACACTTACTTACTTCTCAGCATAacatttattcatattttgaTTACTGTTGGCTTAATCATTGTCTGAACTTTTGCTATCAAACAGAAAATGCGTACAAAACGGTGAGATGCAAGGAATCAGATGTTTATAGTTATGGAGTTATTTTGCTCGAGCTGATAACGGGAAAGAGAGCAGTCGACAGATCTTTCCCTGAGGAGACAGATATCGTGAGCTGGGTCAGATCTGTGTTAAGCAGCTACGAGGATGATGACGATGATACTGTTGGTCCAATCGTTGATCCAAGGCTTGAGGATGAGCTTCTGGATACAAAGCTTAGAGAACAAGCAATTCTACTTACAGACTTGGCACTTGTGTGTACAGACAAGAGGCCAGAGAACAGACCGTCAATGAGAGATGTGGTGAAAGAGTTGACTGATGTGAAAGATCTTGTGAGAAGCACTTCTGGCTCAGTTCAATAGTTTCAGTATTTTACAGGTTTATAGTAGCAGTAAGAGTGGAGAGTATCTTGATATTATATCTGTAACTACTAATACTGATATATTATAAAGTAAGGATTAGTAATACTGAAGATCTGAGAATGCCTATTTTTattgtgtaaataaaaaatgttggGAGTAATAGGTTACAACAACAACCGGATGTATCCAAAAATGCCTATTTTTattgtgtaaataaaaaatgttggGAGTAATAGGTTACAACAACAACCGGTGCTTACCATAGGATGTGGAACCGTTTGGTGTCTCCCTGGAGCCTTATGCATTTGCCTTGATTAGTCTGAATGCATCATCGTCTTCTTGCCCTTGTAACAAAGAGATAGCGAGAGTAGGAATTAAATGATTCACTTCCATTAGCCAATTTTAGTAATGCTTGAACATTACTACGGACAAAGAGAAGCTCACTATCTAAACCTTTTCTCTTTGTAGCTCTTCTGTCTCTTGATAATCTTTTGAGATCCACCTCAGGTTGTAATAATTTTAACTTGGACCATTGCCTTTAGCAGCAAATATGGTTTACCTGTAGGTAACTTGTAAGTCACTCTTCAAACATATTGACAGAACAAGAACAACATCCAAAATGTGTGTCCGAAAGAATTGAGAGTACGTCGGTTATTAGAAGCTCAACAACAAATGGGCAGATTTGGGCCTAAACAACAGCTAATATAATATACATGGGCCTGTTAAGCCTTATTAtcttagtttattttaatatccaAGAGACATCATTTTCCTTTACAACGTTTGGTTAGGTTTTGTCCAATCTTTAACTAATCTCCGCCTTTCATGAGCAGATGATGTTGGGGTTGGTAATTCCGTCTTCATCAACACTATCTCCGGCTAAGTCCTCTTCTATCAAACGCCATGAACCATTAATAACGGTTGGATAAGCtttgttttgtataaaattGTCTCTCCTTTTGTTCTCGCTAAGCAACCTGTATTTTTGTCTTGAGAATCtcacttttaaaattttggtaggAACGAAACAGTAGGATTGAATCAGATCTATCTTGGTCATAGTGATAATATATGGAGATTGTTTGATTACGTTGGTGATTATAAAGAGCTTCTCCACATGTAAAAGAAGATTCACATATGAAATAAGGTCAGAGGAATAGTGGAACGCAGATTACGTAACTAGAAAACTAGAAATGTAATGGTAACTGGATTTATTATGGGGAGAATGATTTGTGaggtatatgttttttttaatatggtcATGCTTGATTGAGTAACTTTTGCTTTAAAACTAGTGTACTGTAAGAGGAAGAGAAGCCACAGAAAAAAACTGATTAGAAAATAGGCAAATCCATTATCTACATTTAATAATGGATTGTTAAGTTTTAGTATTATGATTAACCTAACATCATTCCACTGTATCACTTAAACCTAACCTAATCTACCTTTTATGATTAAATCTCCTCGAAAATAGTGTAGAAAGTCAAATGGAATTCGTTATACGACCTTTTCCCTTCGTTTTATACTAATTTTAGTTTCCTTGTCTATTGCAAATCATTGATCTTGTTAATTAGGCTTCTAAAGAGAACATAACACCatgttcttttttgtttttgttttgctttgctAGGGTTATCTCCTGGGGTTGTTCATCATGCGATTGTGGAAGCTGAGGGTATTAGTCTTCTTTGGATCTAATACTCTTCCATTGGTAGAAATGTTTAAGTTATCGACTAATTGACATGTTTTATAACCCCTTGCGAAGTTAAATGTTAGAGATATTATTGCTTCATTGATCTTCAACACTGAATTGATTTATGTTAATAGTTTTGTAAATTTGATTGTAGGATAGCCATGAAGTAGTTAATTTTAGGATTTTCAACATCAAATCAATGAAGTAATTACTTCTCAGGATTATTAGTAGTAATTAAGTGTAGATAATACATTAACTACACTTATCTACAAGTATTAATATCATGTAATAAGCTACAAATTTCATCTCATTCGTTTTGCATCAAAAGTTAATGTACATGCATTAAGAAATTTCACTTGaatgttaaaaaagaaaaaaaatcacttgAATGCTATAACAATTGAGTATTACATTTAGATTGAATCCTAacaaatatataagtatatatgtGATGTGTAGATGCATAAGTTTACATTTTAACATGACAATGAATGTTTTTGTACGAGCTCTTGCCAGTAATTTAACTCATGCGTTTGCACTTTTAAGATCTATTCTCCTATATATCATTAGATCCATTCATCATGTATTGGTAGTACATATACAAGGTTTATTAAACTAACTGATTTCATCATCATAAAATTACTTATGGTTGCCTGTGATTTGTTGCACTAGTTTTCTTCcagacatatatattttttctgttcTTTGACAACAAATGCGTGATCATCTCCTAGAAATTAGGTTTCACCCATCAGCTAGTCTCCCTCTCTTGAAGGCTGTAAGATAATTTCTCTTGTATATTGTTCTCTACAAGCCTCCTATATTATGTCTTCAAATTCTCAACTTTTAGCGTTTTGCCAGTTAATCATATGTAGATATATCTTAACTGGTGGTGGTGGGTACGTACTATggagatttttttaattacattgGTGATTAATGAGCTTCTCCATAAGAGAAGATGTCACAGATTAAATATTGTTGGAGAAACATTGACTGCCGGAGGTAGAAATCTAACCGTAACTGAAATTATTATGGAAGACCATGATGAGTTTTCTAGTAGAGATTatgatcatattatatttttacttttttcaggTCATGCTTGATAAATGGGTATCTTTTTGCTTCGGACTAGTGGGGACTGTAAGAAGATGAAGGCCACTAATTTACATAAAGAAAAGAAACCGATTATTCGATGACTCTCTAAGAAGTCAAGCTATTTTCTTCGTTTTATAGCTTTCTTGTGTATCGTATTCATATGTCACTGGGTCTTGTTAGACTTCTTAAGGGAAATTATAACAtgaagctttttttttgcttttccaGGGTTATTTACTTAGGTTGTTCAGGTGCTCATGCGGTTTCTGGAGGCTGAGGATATTATTAGTCTCCTTTGGATATGGTATTCTTCCCATTGGTAAGAACTAAAAGAAGGGTTTACGTTTTCAAACATGATATTGACACGTTTTCTTGACACCTTAAGAGTTAACTTATGTTAGATATTATTGCTCCATATAACATAATTGCTTATCTCTTGTCCATCTACTTTACTTCATTGAGTTTCAACATGAAATAGATTTAGGTTTATATTGCTTGCATATATATGTTacgtatttatatattttctagatATATACTGGCATACGATATCAATGAAGTATAATATTTAATGGTAGGGTTTTCAAATTGAAATCAGTCGTAGTGAATAGTAGAAAAACCAATACCTGCAATTCATTACGACTAATAATATAATGGAACGAGTTCTGGATTCGATATAATGATTTATTCATCCAATTCCTTTTGAACTTTATCCAAACTGAGTTGCGTTAAGAAATTTCATTTGAATGCTATAACTTGTATACCATTTGGATGacaaatttttgtttgaatatgAGTTTGCATTTTAGTATGCGTGCATGTCAGCATCTTAGCGCATGTGTTTGCGCTTGTACTTCTCGACAGTTCTTAAGAATTGTTTCTCCTGTAAATTACTTCTATCTATCATGTACTGGTTATATTTTTCTAGATGATTAATCTAATTGATTCAGTCACCATAAAAGTTCTGTATTTACACTATCTCgacatatttgttttgttttccgACATGCTTTGTTTCTCTTTGCcaacgaagaaaaaaaaaacaaattcttgGCGTGTTCTTGGCAAAATATGATCCATTATCTATCTTTTCAGCAATATGCAAGTACCAGATATACATTTGAAGCTGCTGgaaattttatccaaaaatttgTTGTATATATCTAGTATACACTTCTACGTAAAAAATGTGTATGGTTCGTGTAATGGCTTTCTTAACTAATTAAGACAATGAGACCTTCggaaatcaaaaatttattgtCAGGTTGGAGTGTATGTGTAACGTTAAAAAACAATACCGTAATTGTATATGTACGAATACAAACTCACGACAATGTAAAAAAAGAGTTGTAATAGGTGCTTCAGATTATAGTAGTGTGCCACTGACATATATTACTTAGCAAATTTGTTCATTTGTAAGGCTTAACcgcttaatatatatataaaagcttTATTTTACTACTCGACTACTGCTTGGGATGTTGACTTTTTCCATTATTCATGTTCTACGTCTCTATCTATATGTTATTGCGTATAATGAATTTGATATGATACTGTACTAATAATAACAAATTTCTCACACATGTATGTAAaacagaatttttttaattcaatgaCTCCAGACAAAAGAACAGTCAGAAGTTTGGTATTATTCTTAACATTTTTCACCAAAAAAAGGTTTGGTATTAATTGGAATGTTTATCTCAAACCATTCAAATTTTGAAagtcatatatacatatatgtatacatattatttttattgtttaaaatggaagaaaaagatttttttttatgtttcagtCAAAAGTTGCAAGACAAAACTGGTAATAACATCAATGGCTATTATGAGATTCATTGAATAATACAAAAGAAAATCTAATGTTGTTTATGACTCAAATTGTAGACGGTTAAGATGAATTAAGCTAGATCTAATGGCTCGTATTCTTCTTGTAGACAACACCCTATCGTGTTGAAATCCTTTTAAATAGAGACGCTCTCTTATGTTGTTCGTCACTACCAACTATCAATAATCAGCATATTTGTTCTCAACATATtctatcaatatatttttttttctgtttctttaaTCACCGatctctgtttttcttctttcattttgAAAGCTGAGCTACTTCTTAATCCTTGTCTTTCAAAGGTACGAGCTGATTGGTTACTTTTCTCTTTAATGTATAGTTCATGTTGAATTCGCTATATAACttacttatctttttttttgtttattatatgtGTATTTATTTTTGCTGATGTTATCATTGAGactatattttgtaaaatatgatttaaatacaaatttcAGATTTAATTTTCTCTTATCTCtgtattttattcttttataatcATCCTATCAATAGTTGATTATCCTTTACTTTTAAGAAAGTAAAATGCAAAGTGAAAGTAGTATCGTTAATACATTGGTTTTCACTGTAATTCAGATCTAAATATGTTGGTATGTAGTTTAATAATTAGTATGCGGTTTAAATATTGTGAAGATAAGATCGAACATTGAACTTGATATGTTTTTTCCAGGTAGACCATTTCTAGTCTTTTATTCTtgaagttttgagattgaaaaaaaaataagaaaattaggaaaataagaaaaaaacaagattttttcttacaaaaaataagatttttttctttaaaaataagacttaaaaaaaaatatttttatcaaaaaataagtTTATTGAGATTGTACTCTTATCAGAAAgtaaatttgatgttttttgTTATGattgtatgtatatatgtagTGCTATTTGTTTTGATAATCTTTTCTCTAAGCATTTATCACTGAGATTAGAATAACAAGAAGATTTAATGGTTGTTTTAGTCTTAGATAAGATTCATAATTGGCTTCGAAACATTAACAGCTATATGATGAACTTTGATCaacccttattttttttttcttaatgcaGGACTTATTTTGCAATGGATAAGTCTACTCCATTTCCAATCGAAGCTACACCGTTCAGCTACTTAATTCCGAGCTTTGCTGACGATGACAACAATCAGATGGAGAACATCTCATCACCAACTTTTCAAGGAGTTACACCACTTCAAACCGTTGGTGACAATGAGACCCATTACACAGCAACACCTCCCATTCCTATAGCCTCGCTGCTTCAACCCGCTGATGAGGAAGCCTACAATACACCAGCACCCTCGGAACCTATATTAGTGGCCACACCGCTTCATTTCTTTGCACCATCCGACGAATCCAACTCTGTTAATGTTGATCCCAGCATAGGTCCTAGCAAAAGAGGACGAGGCCGACCAAAGGGTTCAAAAAATTCAAAGACGTccaagaagaagatggaaacgTGTCAACCCAACAACGAAATGGTTGCatctggtgataatgatgaaacTCACAAAACGTCATTATCCCCGCATCATCTAGTGGACACCAATCCTCTAGCTATTGTACCTTACGATtactccaacaacaacaactcttTGGCTGATGACGATGTTGCTCCGAGTAGCGGTCTTATTAAAAGAGGACGGGGCCGACCAAAGGGTTCAAAGAGCGCCAAGACACCTATGAAGAAGCTGAAATCCCATGATCCTGAGGACAAAACGGTAGTATCTTGTCCGACCTTGGACGTGATGATAACCGAAGAGGAGAAAGAAAATGGGAATCAAGAGCTGGTGGATTCGGTTCTGATGCGCTTCGACGCCGTCAGACGTCGCTTAGTCCAAGTAAACTGTGGTAAAGCTGTGCTTACAACTGCCTTCAGTAGCTTTAACAATCTGGGTGTCAGGACTAATAGGAAGAAGAGACTCGGTCCGGTTCCAGGAGTAGAAGTCGGAGCTATATTCTATTACTGGGGAGAGATGTGTTTAGTTGGACTCCATACTCAGATGCCTGCTGGTATCGACTATCTACTTGCAAAAGATGGTGCAACGGAAGGGTTAACAACAAGCGTAGTTACATCGGGTCATTACAACGATAAAACTGACGAACTTCACACTTTAGTGTACACCGGGCAAGGAGGAACGGATAAGGATGGTAAACCTAGAGATCAAGAGCTTAAAAGAGGAAACCTCGCGTTGAAAACGAGCAAAGAGAAAGGAAACGACGTCAGAGTGATAAGAGGTGTAGAAGATCCAGACGATAGcaagagaaaaatatatatctacgATGGTCTCTATGTGGTATCCGATTATTGGACAGAAAAAGGGACCACTGGATTTGATGAATACAAGTTTAATCTTGTGAGAAAGCAAGACCAGCCTTCTGGTTATGCCACTTGGAAGCTAGCTGAAGAGTGGAGGAAGCGTGGTTTGACTCATGAGGATCCGAGAAAGGGTT
The Raphanus sativus cultivar WK10039 chromosome 1, ASM80110v3, whole genome shotgun sequence DNA segment above includes these coding regions:
- the LOC108813947 gene encoding leucine-rich repeat receptor-like protein kinase PEPR2 gives rise to the protein MMNLGLVEITLLCCLFVSFRIDSVSSLNSEGSALLSLLNHFDAVPIEVNSTWKKNTSETTPCHWFGVTCDKLSNVEILNLSTSGLSGQLGSEIGELKSLFTLDLSGNSLSGSLPSSLGKCTLLDYLDLSDNRFSGEIPDSFGSMKNLRLVYLTSNSFSGELPQFLFQLPLLEVLNLERNNLTGLIPASVGGLKELVDLTLSHNELSGPIPESIGNCSKLEYLYLNKNKLNGSLPESLNLLKNLNEVFVSNNSLGGRIRFGSRKCNKLVKLDLSYNDFEGGIPPEIGNCSNLEALRIIDCNLTGNVPSSLGMLKKVTEINLGDNRLSGNIPHELGNCSSLHTLKLNGNQLQGEIPPALGKLRKLQSLELFENKLSGEIPISVWKIQSLTQMVVHNNTLTGELPVEITELKNLKKLLMFNNSFYGGIPMSLGLNRSLEEVDLIDNRFTGEIPPNLCHGQKLKFFNLGSNQLHGSIPPSIGQCKTLERIWLGGNKLSGVLPEFPETHSLEFVEIKGNNIEGSIPRSLGSCKKLQTVDFSQNKLTSLIPQELGNLQNLGRLNLSHNRLEGTLPSQLSGCVKMLEFDVGSNSLNGSVPSSFSSWRSLTTLVLSDNQFSGTITPFLAGLDRLLHLRVARNAFGGGEIPSSLGLLKHLNSLDLSGNGFTGEIPAFLGGLVDLLRLNISNNKLTGNLSVLQSRSFFQLDVSNNQLTGPIPEMLINSSSVFTGNPSLCIQRSHSVSALIRKEFKTCKGQEAKLSTWMIALIAVGSFLSALALIFALVFIIICCKRGVKTEDTPVLDEEEGLSLLLNKVLTATENLDDKYIIGRGAHGVVYKASLAPGEEYAVKKLIFAESVRANQNMKREIETIGQVRHRNLVRLERFWIRKENGLMLYKYMPNGSLHDVLHRGNQGETVLDWSTRFNIALGIAHGLEYLHHDCHPAIIHRDIKPENILMDSEMEPHIGDFGLARILDDSTISTATITGTTGYIAPENAYKTVRCKESDVYSYGVILLELITGKRAVDRSFPEETDIVSWVRSVLSSYEDDDDDTVGPIVDPRLEDELLDTKLREQAILLTDLALVCTDKRPENRPSMRDVVKELTDVKDLVRSTSGSVQ
- the LOC108859549 gene encoding histone-lysine N-methyltransferase, H3 lysine-9 specific SUVH7, which translates into the protein MRFLEAEDIISLLWIWYSSHWTYFAMDKSTPFPIEATPFSYLIPSFADDDNNQMENISSPTFQGVTPLQTVGDNETHYTATPPIPIASLLQPADEEAYNTPAPSEPILVATPLHFFAPSDESNSVNVDPSIGPSKRGRGRPKGSKNSKTSKKKMETCQPNNEMVASGDNDETHKTSLSPHHLVDTNPLAIVPYDYSNNNNSLADDDVAPSSGLIKRGRGRPKGSKSAKTPMKKLKSHDPEDKTVVSCPTLDVMITEEEKENGNQELVDSVLMRFDAVRRRLVQVNCGKAVLTTAFSSFNNLGVRTNRKKRLGPVPGVEVGAIFYYWGEMCLVGLHTQMPAGIDYLLAKDGATEGLTTSVVTSGHYNDKTDELHTLVYTGQGGTDKDGKPRDQELKRGNLALKTSKEKGNDVRVIRGVEDPDDSKRKIYIYDGLYVVSDYWTEKGTTGFDEYKFNLVRKQDQPSGYATWKLAEEWRKRGLTHEDPRKGFVFEDLSLGKEKLPVPVVNEIDENDKDWPHDFTYITSPISLSTLDDVVMNHQPHACDNCQGQSCGDPTCPCIQRNGGVLPYDNRILICRKPMIYECGDLCSCPPDCKNRLTQGGLKIRVELFKTERCGWGLRSWEPIRAGTFICELVGTAKRRDEIEEDDEYVFDTSRFCKNFTWNYEPELVGENCWDQVCEAFELRSEILVSARWTGNVSRFMNHSCSANVMWQPVEFEKDGQPSVRIAFFAKKHIPPLTELRYDYGMSYDTGEVDEDGKRIFIGKKDCLCGSEKCRGSFE